The proteins below are encoded in one region of Fibrella aestuarina BUZ 2:
- a CDS encoding porin: MKKALLLASLSSFAVVAQANDSTRVEQPKAVATAQPAATAPKAEGDDGKFTFSGYLDTYYFGNFNNPASQSNLGLGRAADGSVINGNARAFDQKSGQFGIGLIQAKATYTSSKVDAVMDLAFGPFADLGNYGNNVGFLGAGSTSLAIKQAYISLKATSKLTFTAGQFGTHIGYEVIDAPANYNYSLSNLFNNGPFYHIGVKAQYAFSDRVALMVGLVNNVDNLFDNNKKKGLVGQLFVSPVSGWNVYLNAIASNEASADLADGTKADDASYALFDLTTTYQITPKFFLGLNAAAGSQKGDYQGYGGPTTSKSWGGAAVYSNYAFTDKFGLGVRYEMFDNKSGVRGLTDAAGNGASVNSITVTGNITAADGHVLLKPEFRLDSYSANKFQKGDGSLTPSQATLGMAAIFKF; the protein is encoded by the coding sequence ATGAAAAAAGCACTTTTACTTGCTTCTTTATCGAGTTTCGCTGTTGTAGCCCAGGCCAACGACTCAACGCGGGTTGAGCAACCCAAAGCCGTAGCGACGGCACAGCCTGCCGCTACAGCCCCGAAGGCAGAAGGGGACGACGGAAAGTTTACGTTCTCGGGCTACCTGGATACCTATTATTTCGGGAACTTCAACAATCCGGCAAGCCAGTCGAACCTGGGGCTGGGCCGAGCGGCTGATGGCAGTGTCATCAATGGCAACGCTCGGGCATTCGACCAGAAGTCGGGGCAGTTTGGCATTGGTCTGATTCAGGCCAAGGCTACCTACACATCCAGCAAAGTTGACGCGGTGATGGATCTGGCGTTTGGCCCCTTTGCTGATCTGGGTAACTACGGCAACAACGTCGGCTTTTTGGGCGCTGGCTCAACGTCGCTGGCGATCAAGCAGGCGTACATCTCGCTGAAAGCCACGTCGAAACTGACGTTTACGGCCGGGCAGTTTGGTACGCACATCGGTTATGAAGTGATCGACGCACCCGCCAACTACAACTACTCGCTCTCGAACCTCTTTAACAACGGTCCGTTCTACCACATCGGCGTAAAAGCGCAGTACGCGTTCAGCGACCGGGTGGCCCTGATGGTTGGGTTGGTCAACAACGTCGATAACCTGTTCGATAACAACAAGAAGAAAGGACTGGTTGGGCAGTTGTTTGTCTCGCCGGTGTCGGGCTGGAACGTCTACCTCAACGCGATCGCCTCGAACGAAGCCTCGGCTGATCTGGCCGACGGCACCAAAGCCGACGACGCTAGCTACGCGCTCTTCGACCTGACGACGACCTATCAGATTACGCCCAAATTCTTCCTGGGCCTTAATGCGGCGGCTGGTTCGCAGAAAGGGGATTATCAGGGATACGGCGGCCCAACGACCTCGAAAAGCTGGGGCGGCGCGGCGGTGTATTCAAACTACGCCTTCACCGACAAGTTTGGCCTGGGCGTTCGCTACGAAATGTTTGATAACAAGAGCGGTGTTCGCGGCCTGACCGATGCGGCCGGCAACGGAGCCAGCGTGAATTCGATCACTGTTACGGGCAACATCACGGCTGCCGACGGCCACGTGCTGCTGAAGCCTGAATTCCGCCTCGATAGCTATTCGGCCAACAAGTTCCAGAAAGGCGACGGGTCGCTGACGCCCTCGCAGGCAACCCTCGGTATGGCCGCCATCTTCAAATTCTAA